A region of Streptomyces deccanensis DNA encodes the following proteins:
- a CDS encoding putative PEP-binding protein codes for MSVTDRETDAVARPEAPLARPEAPLASCDAPGRVLVPYGQGRIRGLDADELGAHGAAMDGLVALGLPVVPGLTVPAGASASLCEPGTARAAVDLIEQLSGRRIGDAGRPLLLRLSASAPTEIAGLPPDLACLGITPSGADDLCAVIGRADALHEVWAATVRMIAEYALDVPGAMLDDVLLDTPEPRARVEALLSLVARHGSRPFPDDPAEQLALAARALLARWDSPRARRSRKAQRLPADLGIALHVQALRIGPADHSGYGTAVSRHPETGRLSPQGSFFRGVRRSAPPPHTSEPLERLAGGTALLEHSLLTLERHLRAPVSVDFEVRDDEISLLAASAQQRPPLRASVCLAADLARDGALTPEEAVLRISPAQVQELLHPQLRLTGGEELLVTGLPASPGAATGVIVLSSERALELSADGARVVLVSHETTPADVPGMLASVAVLTGSGGIASHAAVVARGAGTPAVCGAEGLRVDLDAGTVRIGERLLREGDPVSLDGRTGAVYAGTLSVSVAGPPPELSTLLDRADGMRRLGVRVNADTAAEVDTAVALGAEGVGLCRTEHQFLGERLPLVRRVILAADPAARDEALVALGQAQHEDFRALLSSVGDRPVTVRLLDAPLHEFLPAPGQALDADEEQRAAALREANPMLGLRGVRLALLHERLYPTQAEALFAAWADVAATGVRPALEVMIPLVSLPEELAAAAAYVRGAAEAVAARTGVEVPYRLGTMIETPRAALLAGELAEHAEFFSFGTNDLTQLTYGFSRDDVERQVLATYQERGLLTASPFARLDPHGVGALIALAVERARSVRPDIKLGVCGEHGGDPESIAFCDGLGLDYVSCSAHRVPVARMAAAHSALRARRDESGNGSGSTR; via the coding sequence TTGAGCGTCACCGACCGCGAGACGGACGCCGTGGCGCGGCCGGAGGCTCCGCTCGCGCGGCCGGAGGCTCCGCTCGCCTCCTGCGACGCCCCCGGCCGGGTCCTGGTGCCCTACGGGCAGGGGCGGATCAGGGGGCTCGACGCCGACGAGCTGGGCGCGCACGGTGCGGCCATGGACGGGCTGGTGGCCCTCGGGCTGCCGGTCGTTCCGGGGCTCACCGTCCCGGCCGGCGCCTCCGCGTCCCTGTGCGAGCCCGGCACCGCCCGGGCCGCCGTCGACCTCATCGAACAGCTCTCCGGCCGGCGGATCGGCGACGCGGGCCGCCCCCTCCTGCTGCGTCTGTCGGCCAGCGCGCCGACCGAGATAGCCGGGCTGCCGCCCGACCTCGCCTGCCTCGGCATCACTCCCTCGGGCGCCGACGACCTGTGCGCCGTCATCGGGCGCGCGGACGCGCTGCACGAGGTGTGGGCCGCCACCGTGCGGATGATCGCCGAGTACGCCCTCGACGTACCCGGCGCGATGCTCGACGACGTCCTCCTCGACACGCCCGAGCCGCGAGCCCGGGTCGAGGCCCTGCTGTCCCTGGTCGCGCGGCACGGCTCCCGGCCCTTCCCCGACGACCCCGCCGAGCAGCTCGCGCTGGCCGCCCGCGCCCTCCTCGCGCGGTGGGACTCACCGCGCGCGAGGAGGTCCCGCAAGGCGCAGCGGCTGCCCGCCGATCTCGGTATCGCCCTGCACGTCCAGGCGCTGCGCATCGGCCCGGCGGACCACTCGGGCTACGGCACGGCGGTCAGCCGCCACCCCGAGACCGGCCGCCTCTCCCCGCAGGGCTCGTTCTTCCGGGGCGTGCGCCGCAGCGCACCTCCACCGCACACCAGTGAGCCGCTGGAGCGGCTCGCGGGCGGAACGGCTCTGCTGGAGCACTCCCTGCTCACCCTCGAACGTCATCTGCGCGCGCCCGTCTCCGTCGACTTCGAGGTGCGCGACGACGAGATCTCCCTGCTGGCCGCCTCCGCGCAGCAACGGCCGCCGCTGAGGGCCTCGGTGTGCCTGGCCGCCGACCTGGCACGGGACGGCGCGCTCACCCCCGAGGAGGCCGTGCTCCGGATCAGCCCCGCGCAGGTGCAGGAACTGCTGCACCCCCAACTCCGGCTGACCGGGGGCGAGGAGCTGCTGGTGACGGGGCTGCCCGCCTCCCCGGGCGCGGCGACCGGTGTGATCGTGCTGTCCAGTGAACGTGCTCTCGAACTGAGCGCGGACGGCGCCCGCGTCGTGCTCGTCTCCCATGAGACGACGCCGGCGGACGTCCCGGGCATGCTGGCCTCCGTCGCCGTCCTGACCGGCAGCGGCGGTATCGCCTCGCACGCCGCCGTGGTGGCGCGGGGCGCGGGCACGCCCGCGGTGTGCGGCGCCGAGGGGCTGCGCGTGGACCTGGACGCGGGGACCGTGCGGATCGGGGAGCGGCTGCTGCGCGAGGGCGACCCCGTCTCGCTGGACGGCCGTACCGGTGCCGTCTACGCGGGGACGCTCAGCGTCAGTGTCGCCGGACCGCCGCCCGAGCTGTCCACCTTGCTCGACCGCGCGGACGGCATGCGCCGACTGGGCGTGCGGGTCAACGCCGACACCGCCGCCGAGGTCGACACCGCCGTCGCGCTCGGCGCGGAAGGGGTCGGGCTGTGCCGTACGGAGCACCAGTTCCTCGGGGAGCGGCTGCCGCTGGTGCGCCGGGTGATCCTGGCCGCCGACCCGGCCGCCCGCGACGAGGCGCTGGTGGCGCTGGGACAAGCTCAGCACGAGGACTTCAGGGCCCTGCTGTCCTCGGTCGGCGACCGCCCGGTGACCGTGCGTCTGCTGGACGCCCCGCTGCACGAGTTCCTGCCCGCCCCCGGCCAGGCCCTGGACGCGGACGAGGAGCAGCGGGCCGCCGCGCTGCGGGAGGCCAACCCGATGCTCGGGCTGCGCGGCGTACGGCTGGCGCTGCTGCACGAGCGGCTCTACCCCACGCAGGCCGAGGCGCTCTTCGCCGCCTGGGCGGACGTCGCCGCCACCGGGGTCCGGCCCGCGCTGGAGGTGATGATCCCGCTCGTCAGCCTGCCGGAGGAACTGGCCGCCGCCGCCGCGTACGTACGCGGGGCCGCCGAGGCGGTCGCCGCCCGTACCGGGGTGGAGGTTCCCTACCGGCTGGGCACGATGATCGAGACCCCTCGGGCAGCGCTGCTGGCCGGTGAACTCGCCGAGCACGCCGAGTTCTTCTCCTTCGGCACCAACGACCTCACCCAGCTGACCTACGGGTTCTCCCGGGACGACGTCGAGCGCCAGGTGCTCGCCACCTACCAGGAGCGCGGCCTGCTGACGGCCAGCCCCTTCGCGCGGCTCGACCCGCACGGCGTGGGCGCCCTGATCGCTCTGGCGGTCGAGCGGGCCCGGAGCGTACGGCCCGACATCAAGCTGGGCGTGTGCGGGGAGCACGGCGGGGATCCGGAGTCGATCGCGTTCTGCGACGGCCTCGGCCTCGACTACGTGTCCTGTTCCGCGCACCGCGTGCCGGTGGCCCGGATGGCGGCAGCGCACAGTGCGCTGCGCGCGCGGCGAGACGAGAGCGGGAATGGGAGCGGGAGCACGCGATGA
- a CDS encoding acyl-CoA dehydrogenase family protein has translation MTSALTDGPAVSDAELDDLRETVRSVCADAGGTAAVRRQPEHSPGIDAELWDTLGRQVGLAALGLPEPAGGIGGLAEIAVVCEELGRTLAPVPLLSSTVLAGQVLAGCGTADKALAELAEGTVHALAVVAADGTWRPGSVPVAVSWQGGVPILDGTAPFVLDGADARALVVAATGTDGVDLFLLDPSGPGVTVRRVPTLDLSRGQAVVTFSGARARPLTAGGEGAEVVSRALDVALVALAAEQLGGAQAALDMTVAHVRDRTQFGRAIGGFQAVKHTCADMLLQVEGARSAVVRAVRAADSRDALAEAAAVAQAWACEAFVSVTAECVQLHGGMGFTWEHDAHLYFRRAQSDAVLLGGAAHHRERLAGLLGW, from the coding sequence ATGACTAGCGCACTGACGGACGGCCCGGCCGTGTCGGATGCCGAACTGGACGACCTGCGCGAGACCGTACGGTCGGTGTGCGCGGACGCCGGAGGCACCGCGGCGGTGCGCAGGCAGCCCGAGCACTCCCCCGGCATCGACGCCGAGCTGTGGGACACCCTCGGCCGGCAGGTCGGCCTCGCGGCCCTCGGGCTGCCCGAGCCGGCCGGCGGCATCGGCGGTCTCGCCGAGATCGCCGTGGTCTGCGAGGAGTTGGGCAGGACGCTGGCACCGGTACCGCTGCTGTCCTCCACCGTGCTGGCCGGGCAGGTGCTGGCCGGTTGCGGCACGGCCGACAAGGCGCTCGCCGAACTGGCCGAGGGCACGGTGCACGCCCTGGCGGTCGTGGCGGCGGACGGCACATGGCGGCCCGGCTCGGTGCCGGTGGCCGTCTCCTGGCAGGGCGGCGTCCCGATCCTCGACGGCACAGCGCCATTCGTGCTGGACGGCGCGGACGCCCGCGCCCTCGTGGTGGCCGCCACGGGAACCGACGGGGTCGACCTGTTCCTCCTCGACCCGAGCGGGCCGGGGGTCACGGTTCGCCGGGTGCCCACCCTGGACCTCAGCCGGGGGCAGGCGGTGGTCACCTTCTCCGGTGCCCGGGCCCGGCCGCTGACCGCCGGAGGCGAGGGGGCGGAGGTCGTCTCCCGCGCCCTGGACGTGGCCCTGGTCGCCCTGGCCGCAGAGCAACTCGGCGGTGCGCAGGCCGCGTTGGACATGACGGTGGCCCATGTGCGGGACCGTACCCAGTTCGGCAGGGCCATCGGCGGCTTCCAGGCGGTCAAGCACACCTGCGCCGACATGCTGCTCCAGGTCGAGGGCGCGCGGTCGGCCGTGGTGCGCGCCGTCCGGGCGGCCGACTCGCGCGACGCGCTGGCCGAGGCGGCGGCGGTGGCCCAGGCCTGGGCCTGCGAGGCCTTCGTGTCCGTCACCGCCGAGTGCGTGCAGCTGCACGGCGGCATGGGCTTCACCTGGGAACACGACGCCCATCTGTACTTCCGGCGCGCCCAGTCCGACGCCGTCCTGCTGGGCGGCGCCGCACATCACCGGGAACGGCTGGCCGGACTGCTGGGCTGGTGA
- a CDS encoding Zn-ribbon domain-containing OB-fold protein, whose product MTTRLIDKSLFEDGAEANRTDGAPPRLVGARCSACGTVVFPRQDSCPRCSDGHMDGHVLPVNGRVWSWTLQAFPPKPPYRPPAGGHRPYHVGYVDLGEVLVEARLAVPRAEIRIGLPVRLTTVPAYHDEDGTEVLTFAFRPDPEGER is encoded by the coding sequence ATGACCACCCGACTGATCGACAAATCGCTGTTCGAGGACGGGGCCGAGGCCAACCGCACCGACGGGGCGCCACCGCGACTCGTGGGCGCCCGCTGCTCCGCGTGCGGCACCGTCGTCTTCCCCCGGCAGGACTCCTGCCCCAGGTGCTCCGACGGGCACATGGACGGCCATGTGCTGCCGGTGAACGGGCGGGTGTGGTCGTGGACGCTCCAGGCGTTCCCGCCCAAGCCGCCGTACCGGCCCCCGGCCGGCGGTCACCGGCCCTACCACGTCGGCTATGTGGACCTCGGCGAGGTGCTGGTCGAGGCGCGGCTCGCGGTTCCCCGCGCGGAGATTCGGATCGGACTGCCGGTGCGGCTCACCACGGTGCCCGCGTACCACGACGAGGACGGGACCGAGGTCCTGACCTTCGCGTTCCGCCCGGATCCTGAAGGGGAGCGATGA
- a CDS encoding thiolase family protein — MSRSEDVYVVGCGMHPFGRDEDVTGMDMAERAVREALADAGVSWADIDYAVGGSDVSGKPDTLVGRLGLTGVPFVNVQNGCATGASTVLTVANALRAGEASLGLAVGFDKHERGAFHVSAARYGLGDWYAETGMMLTTQFFALKTQRYLHEHGISERALAAVAARAFRNGSRHPLAWRRKPLTEREILDSAEVSPPLTQYMFCSPGQGAAALVLARGDRAFDLCERPVRLASLAFRTRRFGSFEVFSPWLPPGPHRSPSVDAAEAAFRTAGVRPEDVRVAQLQDTDSGSELIHLAETGLCGHGEQEELLARGDTDPTGRIPVNTDGGCLAGGEPVGASGLRQFHEVVRQLQGRAPGAQVPGAPRVGFTHVYGAPGISACSVLTV; from the coding sequence ATGAGCCGCAGCGAGGACGTCTACGTGGTCGGATGCGGGATGCATCCGTTCGGCCGCGACGAGGACGTCACCGGGATGGACATGGCCGAGCGCGCGGTGCGCGAGGCGCTGGCCGACGCCGGGGTCTCCTGGGCGGACATCGACTACGCGGTCGGCGGCTCGGACGTGTCCGGCAAGCCCGACACGCTGGTGGGTCGTCTGGGACTGACCGGGGTGCCGTTCGTCAATGTGCAGAACGGCTGCGCCACCGGTGCCTCCACCGTCCTCACCGTGGCCAACGCGCTTCGCGCGGGTGAGGCGTCCCTGGGGCTGGCGGTGGGGTTCGACAAGCACGAGCGGGGTGCGTTCCACGTCTCCGCGGCCCGCTACGGGCTGGGCGACTGGTACGCCGAGACCGGCATGATGCTGACCACCCAGTTCTTCGCCCTGAAGACCCAGCGGTATCTGCACGAGCACGGGATCTCGGAGCGGGCGCTGGCGGCGGTCGCCGCGCGCGCCTTCCGCAACGGCTCGCGGCACCCCCTGGCGTGGCGGCGCAAGCCGCTGACGGAGCGGGAGATCCTGGACTCCGCCGAGGTCAGTCCCCCGCTGACCCAGTACATGTTCTGCTCACCTGGCCAGGGCGCGGCGGCGCTGGTGCTGGCGCGCGGCGACCGCGCCTTCGACCTGTGCGAGCGCCCGGTGCGGCTGGCGTCGTTGGCCTTCCGTACCCGGCGGTTCGGTTCGTTCGAGGTGTTCTCGCCCTGGCTACCACCGGGTCCGCACCGCAGCCCCAGCGTCGACGCCGCCGAGGCGGCCTTCCGCACGGCCGGCGTACGGCCCGAGGACGTACGGGTCGCGCAACTGCAGGACACCGACAGCGGCTCGGAGCTGATCCACCTGGCGGAGACCGGCCTGTGCGGGCACGGCGAACAGGAAGAGCTGCTGGCCCGCGGGGACACCGACCCCACGGGCCGTATCCCGGTCAACACCGACGGCGGCTGCCTGGCCGGCGGGGAGCCCGTCGGCGCCTCGGGGCTGCGCCAGTTCCACGAGGTCGTACGGCAGTTGCAGGGCCGGGCGCCGGGCGCGCAGGTGCCGGGCGCTCCCCGGGTGGGCTTCACCCATGTGTACGGGGCACCCGGGATCAGCGCCTGTTCGGTCCTCACGGTGTGA
- a CDS encoding TetR/AcrR family transcriptional regulator, with product MMATTKNGKQPAHRPSRRQHIITAAVRVFGRNGFAETSIQDIAAEAQVVPTAVYYHFDGKDELLELAMRRVFDQLNAVVEAARPESEPGDAEGLLRVIDAVWDWVEQNPDEARLYQVQTASASGNVKALRDEFEQRHIQRGYDYLPEGTTRSPRAAKARHAAQALAVRTLISTTMLVTALRAEGGPLSRMPSRSVLEAVRELALRIVATEQEPAQVSASAPAPASTPAPAPSAARA from the coding sequence ATGATGGCCACCACGAAGAACGGCAAGCAGCCCGCCCACCGCCCCTCGCGACGGCAGCACATCATCACCGCCGCCGTCCGGGTCTTCGGCCGCAACGGCTTCGCGGAGACCAGCATCCAGGACATCGCGGCCGAGGCCCAGGTGGTGCCGACGGCCGTCTACTACCACTTCGACGGCAAGGACGAGCTGCTCGAACTCGCCATGCGGCGGGTCTTCGACCAGCTGAACGCGGTCGTGGAGGCCGCCCGGCCGGAGTCCGAGCCGGGTGACGCGGAGGGCCTGCTGCGCGTCATCGACGCCGTGTGGGACTGGGTGGAGCAGAACCCGGACGAGGCCCGCCTCTACCAGGTGCAGACGGCCTCCGCCAGCGGCAATGTCAAGGCGCTCCGCGACGAGTTCGAACAGCGGCACATCCAGCGCGGTTACGACTACCTGCCCGAGGGCACCACCCGCAGCCCCCGGGCGGCCAAGGCCCGGCACGCGGCGCAGGCGCTCGCCGTCCGCACCCTGATCAGCACGACCATGCTCGTCACGGCACTGCGCGCGGAAGGCGGGCCGCTGTCCCGGATGCCGTCCCGGTCCGTGCTGGAGGCGGTCAGGGAACTGGCACTGCGCATCGTCGCCACCGAGCAGGAACCGGCCCAGGTTTCTGCCTCTGCCCCGGCTCCCGCCTCGACCCCGGCCCCCGCCCCGTCCGCGGCACGGGCCTGA
- a CDS encoding TetR/AcrR family transcriptional regulator: MTTSKARAAHRPSRKQWVIEAATELFATQPPDEVTVADIAARAEMTSAAVYYHFSSKDQVLAEGMRVFAGALREQLRTLTEAHEPGSDIGPAVTTLLAWLGEHRSAATVFFVSSAGMSQEAEALRLESRTDLLAELVRLIHKARASVTDAEAAVIGLGLLALLETAAISQVRGDDVYRSLGHRSFVREVDRLAERIADPAVAG; encoded by the coding sequence ATGACGACATCCAAGGCCCGCGCCGCTCACCGTCCGTCGCGCAAGCAGTGGGTGATCGAGGCCGCCACGGAGCTGTTCGCCACGCAGCCGCCGGACGAGGTGACGGTGGCCGACATCGCCGCCCGCGCGGAGATGACCTCGGCGGCGGTGTACTACCACTTCTCCTCCAAGGACCAGGTCCTGGCGGAGGGCATGCGGGTGTTCGCAGGCGCGCTGCGCGAGCAGTTGCGGACGCTCACCGAGGCGCACGAGCCCGGCTCGGACATCGGACCGGCGGTCACCACGCTGCTGGCCTGGCTGGGCGAGCACCGGTCCGCCGCCACCGTGTTCTTCGTGTCGTCGGCCGGCATGAGCCAGGAGGCGGAGGCGCTGCGCCTGGAGAGCCGTACGGACCTGCTGGCCGAACTGGTGCGGCTGATCCACAAGGCTCGCGCGTCGGTGACCGACGCGGAGGCGGCCGTGATCGGCCTGGGCCTGCTGGCGCTGCTGGAGACCGCGGCGATCTCCCAGGTGCGGGGCGACGACGTGTACCGGTCGCTCGGGCACCGCTCGTTCGTCCGCGAGGTCGACCGACTCGCGGAGCGGATCGCCGACCCGGCGGTGGCCGGATAG
- a CDS encoding 2-oxo acid dehydrogenase subunit E2 — MAVEVLLPKIGLTMQEGTIDEWLVPTGTAVAEGDALLRLATDKVDVDVEAEAGGLFHPVVPAGTTVPAGALIGWLLAEGEQPPGPAGTPMPAGPGSGAGDTAEAAAAVSASSGTAAPSLNGRSTNGHSATRGDGGRLLASPNARRVASGADVDLTAVRGTGPGGRIVSEDVEEYLAAAAASPAVAQAPPTVLPADPVLPVSPLVRRLAKERGIELSEVNGTGPGGRIRRSDLDALGQAPEPAPARRDAAPRHAEPRPGDVLPLTGMRGTIARRMHASLQEMAQLTHGYEVRMDAVVTLRDRLKEEWADSGLPVPSLNDFLLKAAALALREHPLLNATVREDGIHLLDDIHLGFAVAVPGGLMVPVIKDAVALPLPEIAHRSKALAGAAREGRISPAQLEGATFTVTSLGGYGVDFFTPVINPGNVAILGVGRLRDGVEWSDDRPVRTRVLTLSLTFDHRAVDGAPAAEYLRTVAELLSKPLRLLV; from the coding sequence GTGGCGGTCGAGGTTCTGCTGCCGAAGATCGGCCTGACCATGCAGGAAGGCACGATCGACGAATGGCTCGTGCCCACCGGCACCGCCGTCGCCGAGGGCGACGCGCTGCTTCGGCTGGCCACTGACAAAGTCGACGTGGATGTCGAGGCGGAGGCCGGGGGACTGTTCCACCCGGTGGTCCCGGCCGGGACCACCGTCCCCGCAGGGGCCCTCATCGGCTGGCTGCTGGCCGAGGGCGAGCAGCCACCGGGCCCGGCCGGTACGCCGATGCCGGCCGGGCCCGGGTCGGGGGCCGGTGACACGGCCGAGGCGGCGGCTGCCGTGTCGGCGAGCAGCGGTACGGCCGCGCCCTCCCTCAATGGCCGGTCCACCAACGGCCATTCCGCCACCCGCGGGGACGGGGGCAGGCTCTTGGCCTCACCGAACGCCCGACGGGTGGCGTCCGGGGCCGACGTCGACCTCACCGCCGTACGCGGCACAGGACCCGGCGGCCGGATCGTCTCCGAGGACGTGGAGGAGTACCTCGCCGCAGCCGCCGCCTCCCCGGCGGTGGCCCAGGCGCCGCCCACTGTCCTGCCGGCCGACCCCGTCCTGCCCGTCTCGCCGCTGGTCCGCCGACTGGCGAAGGAGCGGGGCATCGAGCTGTCGGAGGTGAACGGCACCGGCCCCGGCGGCCGGATCCGCAGGTCCGACCTCGACGCGCTCGGCCAGGCGCCGGAACCGGCGCCCGCCCGCCGCGACGCCGCACCCCGGCATGCCGAACCCCGACCGGGGGACGTCCTGCCGCTGACCGGGATGCGCGGCACCATTGCCCGCCGCATGCACGCCAGCCTCCAGGAGATGGCGCAGCTGACGCACGGGTACGAGGTGCGGATGGATGCCGTGGTGACCCTGCGGGACCGGCTCAAGGAGGAATGGGCCGACAGCGGCCTGCCCGTACCCAGCCTCAACGACTTCCTGCTGAAGGCCGCCGCCCTGGCCCTGCGCGAGCACCCGCTGCTCAACGCGACGGTGCGCGAGGACGGCATCCATCTCCTCGACGACATCCACCTGGGGTTCGCCGTGGCCGTTCCGGGCGGCCTGATGGTCCCGGTCATCAAGGACGCGGTGGCGCTGCCGCTGCCCGAGATCGCCCACCGGTCGAAGGCCCTGGCCGGGGCCGCGCGCGAGGGACGGATCTCCCCGGCCCAGCTGGAGGGCGCCACGTTCACCGTCACCTCGCTGGGCGGCTACGGCGTCGACTTCTTCACGCCGGTGATCAACCCCGGCAACGTCGCCATCCTCGGGGTGGGCAGACTCCGGGACGGCGTCGAGTGGAGCGACGACCGGCCGGTGCGGACGCGGGTGCTCACGCTGAGCCTCACCTTCGACCACCGCGCCGTCGACGGGGCACCCGCGGCCGAGTATCTGCGCACGGTCGCGGAGCTGCTGAGCAAGCCCCTGCGTCTGCTGGTGTGA
- a CDS encoding alpha-ketoacid dehydrogenase subunit beta encodes MTTLTEAQAVAPNSTARKLSYVKAFNEGLAQAMREDENVFVAGEDVAGYGGVFRMFDNLLDEFGPRRMIDTPISEAALVGLGVGAAARGLRPVVDLMFMDFIGVCLDQIVNQAAKMKYMFGGSVSVPLTITTASGAGLGAAAQHSQSLEAWLAHVPGLKVVMPSDAYTAKGLTVSAIRDDNPVVVMLNKVLLGSSCEVPEEIYGIPLGQAHTARHGSDVTVIALGRMVGEALAAADELAAEGVEIEVIDPRTVQPLDTETMFTSVRRTNRVLVVHEAVTFGGLGAEIAAQIQDAAFDYLDAPVLRIGAPFSPVPFSPVLEKAYVPDRDRIAQGCRRLLERS; translated from the coding sequence ATGACCACCCTCACCGAAGCACAGGCCGTCGCCCCGAACAGCACGGCCCGCAAACTGTCCTACGTCAAGGCCTTCAACGAAGGACTCGCCCAGGCCATGCGCGAGGACGAGAACGTCTTCGTGGCCGGCGAGGACGTGGCCGGATACGGCGGCGTCTTCCGCATGTTCGACAACCTGCTCGACGAGTTCGGCCCCCGCCGCATGATCGACACCCCGATCTCCGAGGCCGCCCTCGTCGGCCTCGGCGTGGGCGCCGCCGCGCGCGGGCTGCGCCCGGTCGTCGACCTGATGTTCATGGACTTCATCGGCGTCTGCCTCGACCAGATCGTCAACCAGGCCGCCAAGATGAAGTACATGTTCGGCGGCTCCGTCTCCGTGCCGCTCACCATCACCACCGCCTCCGGGGCGGGCCTCGGCGCCGCCGCACAGCACAGCCAGAGCCTGGAGGCCTGGCTCGCCCATGTGCCCGGCCTCAAGGTGGTGATGCCGAGCGACGCGTACACCGCCAAGGGCCTGACCGTCTCGGCCATCCGCGACGACAACCCGGTCGTCGTCATGCTCAACAAGGTCCTCCTCGGCAGCTCCTGCGAGGTGCCCGAGGAGATCTACGGCATCCCGCTCGGCCAGGCGCACACCGCCCGGCACGGCTCCGACGTCACCGTGATCGCCCTGGGCCGGATGGTGGGGGAGGCCCTCGCGGCGGCCGACGAACTCGCCGCCGAGGGCGTGGAGATCGAGGTGATCGACCCCCGCACCGTGCAGCCCCTGGACACCGAGACCATGTTCACCTCCGTCCGCCGCACCAACCGCGTGCTCGTGGTGCACGAGGCCGTCACCTTCGGTGGACTCGGCGCGGAGATCGCCGCCCAGATCCAGGACGCCGCCTTCGACTACCTGGACGCCCCCGTCCTGCGCATCGGCGCCCCCTTCTCCCCGGTGCCCTTCTCCCCGGTCCTGGAGAAGGCCTACGTTCCCGATCGCGACCGGATCGCCCAGGGCTGCCGGCGCCTCCTCGAAAGGTCGTGA
- a CDS encoding thiamine pyrophosphate-dependent dehydrogenase E1 component subunit alpha, whose product MAQRASTASEESAQVSKDLSAQVIKDLHERMVRIRLFETEAGKLMEAGKLPGFLHLYVGQEAVAAGVMAALRDDDQITSTHRGHGHAVAKGVGLREMYAELYGRVTGACLGRGGSMHINDVTRGMLGANGIVGAGVPIAVGAAFAARYKGEDSVAVTFFGDGATNIGAFHEGANMAAILDLPVVFVCENNGYAEFTPQSKHMLLTDVADRAAAYGMPSVIVDGMDAVAVHRAAVEAVERARSGGGPMMIEAKTYRFFDHQGVKGLRHPYRSDDEVAEWKARDPIDLIETRAVADGTATRAELDDTWQRTRDEIAEAIAYAEASPLPDTADLLLNVYSG is encoded by the coding sequence ATGGCTCAACGAGCGTCGACGGCGTCAGAAGAATCCGCGCAGGTCAGCAAGGATCTGTCCGCACAGGTCATCAAGGACCTGCACGAGCGCATGGTGCGCATCCGGCTGTTCGAGACGGAGGCGGGCAAACTCATGGAGGCGGGCAAACTGCCCGGCTTCCTGCACCTCTACGTCGGCCAGGAAGCCGTGGCCGCCGGCGTGATGGCCGCCCTGCGCGACGACGACCAGATCACCTCCACCCACCGCGGCCACGGGCACGCCGTGGCCAAGGGCGTCGGCCTGCGGGAGATGTACGCCGAGCTGTACGGCCGCGTCACCGGCGCCTGCCTCGGCCGCGGCGGAAGCATGCACATCAACGACGTCACCCGCGGCATGCTCGGCGCCAACGGCATCGTCGGAGCGGGCGTCCCGATCGCGGTGGGCGCCGCCTTCGCCGCCCGGTACAAGGGCGAGGACAGCGTCGCCGTCACCTTCTTCGGCGACGGCGCCACCAACATCGGCGCCTTCCACGAGGGCGCCAACATGGCCGCCATCCTCGACCTGCCCGTCGTCTTCGTCTGCGAGAACAACGGCTACGCCGAATTCACGCCACAGTCCAAGCACATGCTGCTCACCGACGTGGCCGACCGGGCCGCCGCCTACGGCATGCCCAGCGTGATCGTCGACGGCATGGACGCGGTCGCCGTCCACCGCGCCGCCGTCGAAGCCGTCGAACGGGCCCGGTCCGGCGGGGGCCCGATGATGATCGAGGCCAAGACCTACCGCTTCTTCGACCACCAGGGCGTCAAGGGACTGCGCCACCCCTACCGCTCGGACGACGAGGTCGCCGAGTGGAAGGCCCGCGACCCCATCGACCTGATCGAGACCCGCGCCGTCGCCGACGGCACCGCCACCCGCGCGGAGCTGGACGACACCTGGCAGCGCACCCGCGACGAGATCGCCGAGGCCATCGCGTACGCCGAGGCGAGCCCGCTGCCCGACACCGCCGACCTGCTGCTCAACGTCTACTCGGGATGA
- a CDS encoding VOC family protein, producing the protein MTRPFEVGVVVRDLAMMERFYRDVIGCRAVRRSRVPESVGGPAGLGGELVVVWLQVPSGGCVKLLLPSSPVAPVPEALGPAGRVGLSYLTFHFDDMDPVVTALTAAGARPLSDPAVVPARGRRVSFWSDPEGNVVELVDARGQDPGTGRSN; encoded by the coding sequence ATGACGCGGCCGTTCGAGGTGGGCGTGGTGGTACGGGACTTGGCGATGATGGAGCGTTTCTACCGCGACGTGATCGGTTGTCGCGCGGTGCGCCGCTCCCGTGTACCGGAGTCCGTCGGCGGCCCGGCCGGCCTGGGCGGCGAGCTGGTCGTCGTCTGGCTCCAGGTGCCCTCCGGGGGGTGCGTCAAATTGCTTCTTCCCTCGTCGCCCGTGGCGCCGGTGCCCGAGGCGCTCGGGCCGGCCGGGCGCGTGGGGCTGTCGTATCTGACCTTCCACTTCGACGACATGGACCCCGTGGTGACGGCGCTGACGGCCGCGGGCGCCCGGCCGCTGTCGGACCCGGCCGTCGTCCCGGCGCGAGGGCGGCGCGTCAGCTTCTGGTCGGACCCGGAGGGCAACGTCGTCGAGCTCGTGGACGCCCGCGGGCAAGACCCCGGTACAGGGCGTAGTAATTAG